A section of the Macaca thibetana thibetana isolate TM-01 chromosome 10, ASM2454274v1, whole genome shotgun sequence genome encodes:
- the MYH7B gene encoding myosin-7B isoform X1, which translates to MEAFGNAKTLRNDNSSRFGKFIRIHFGPSGKLASADIDSYLLEKSRVIFQLPGERSYHVYYQILSGKKPELQDMLLLSMNPYDYHFCSQGVITVDNMNDGEELIATDHAMDILGFSVDEKCACYKIVGALLHFGNMKFKQKQREEQAEADGTESADKAAYLMGVSSGDLLKGLLHPRVRVGNEYVTKGQSVEQVVFAVGALAKATYDRLFRWLVSRINQTLDTKLPRQFFIGVLDIAGFEIFEFNSFEQLCINFTNEKLQQFFNQHMFVLEQEEYKREGIDWVFIDFGLDLQPCIDLIEKPLGILSILEEECMFPKASDASFRAKLYDNHAGKSPNFQQPRPDKKRKYQAHFEVVHYAGVVPYSIVGWLEKNKDPLNETVVPIFQKSQNRLLATLYENYAGSCSTEPPKSGVKEKRKKAASFQTVSQLHKENLNKLMTNLRATQPHFVRCIVPNENKTPGVMDAFLVLHQLRCNGVLEGIRICRQGFPNRLLYTDFRQRYRILNPSAIPDDTFMDSRKATEKLLGSLDLDHAQYQFGHTKVFFKAGLLGVLEELRDQRLAKVLTLLQARSRGRLMRLEYQRLLGGRDALFTIQWNIRAFNAVKNWSWMKLFFKMKPLLRSAQAEEELAALRAELRGLRGALAAAEAKRQELEETHVSVTQEKNDLALQLQAEQDNLADAEERCHLLIKSKVQLEGKVKELSERLEDEEEVNADLAARRRKLEDECTELKKDIDDLELTLAKAEKEKQATENKVKNLTEEMAALDESVARLTKEKKALQEAHQQALGDLQAEEDRVSALTKAKLRLEQQVEDLECSLEQEKKLRMDTERAKRKLEGDLKLTQESVADATQDKQQLEEKLKKKDSELSQLSLRVEDEQLLGAQLQKKIKELQARAEELEEELEAERAARARVEKQRAEAARELEELSERLEEAGGASAGQREGSRKREAELGRLRRELEEAALRHEATVAALRRKQAEGAAELGEQVDSLQRVRQKLEKEKSELRMEVDDLAANVETLTRAKASAEKLCRTYEDQLSEAKIKVEELQRQLADASTQRGRLQTESGELSRLLEEKECLISQLSRGKALAAQSLEELRRQLEEESKAKSALAHAVQALRHDCDLLREQHEEEAEAQAELQRLLSKANAEVAQWRSKYEADAIQRTEELEEAKKKLALRLQEAEEGVEAANAKCSSLEKAKLRLQTESEDVTLELERATSAAAALDKKQRHLERALEERRRQEEEMQRELEAAQREARGLGTELFRLQHSHEEALEALETLKRENKNLQEEISDLTDQVSLSGKSIQELEKAKKALEGEKSEIQAALEEAEGALELEETKTLRIQLELSQVKAEVDRKLAEKDEECANLRRNHQRAVESLQASLDAETRARNEALRLKKKMEGDLNDLELQLGHATRQATEAQAATRLMQAQLKEEQAGRDEEQRLAAELREQAQALERRAALLAAELEELRAALEQGERSRRLAEQELLEATERLNLLHSQNTGLLNQKKKLEADLAQLSGEVEEAAQERREAEEKAKKAITDAAMMAEELKKEQDTSAHLERMKKTLEQTVRELQARLEEAEQAALRGGKKQVQKLEAKVRELEAELDAEQKKHAEALKGVRKHERRVKELAYQAEEDRKNLARMQDLVDKLQSKVKSYKRQFEEAEQQANTNLAKYRKAQHELDDAEERADMAETQANKLRARTRDALGPKHKE; encoded by the exons ATCTCCTGGAGAAGTCACGGGTGATCTTCCAGTTGCCCGGTGAGCGCAGCTACCACGTCTACTACCAGATCCTCTCAGGGAAGAAGCCAGAGCTGCAGG ACATGCTGCTTCTGTCTATGAACCCCTATGACTACCACTTCTGCAGCCAGGGCGTCATCACGGTGGACAACATGAATGATGGGGAGGAGCTCATCGCCACTGAT catGCCATGGACATCCTGGGCTTCAGTGTGGATGAGAAGTGTGCCTGCTATAAGATCGTGGGTGCCCTCCTGCACTTTGGCAACATGAAGTTCAAGCAGAAGCAGCGGGAGGAGCAGGCGGAGGCCGATGGCACTGAGA GTGCTGACAAGGCTGCCTACCTGATGGGGGTCAGCAGTGGGGACCTCCTCAAAGGCCTTTTGCACCCCCGGGTGCGTGTAGGGAATGAGTATGTAACCAAGGGCCAGAGTGTGGAGCAG GTGGTGTTTGCTGTAGGGGCTCTGGCCAAGGCCACCTATGACCGGCTGTTCAGGTGGCTGGTGTCTCGGATCAACCAGACCCTGGACACAAAGCTGCCCCGGCAGTTCTTCATCGGGGTTCTGGACATCGCTGGGTTTGAGATCTTTGAG TTCAACAGCTTCGAACAGCTGTGTATCAACTTCACCAATGAGAAACTGCAGCAGTTCTTCAACCAGCACATGTTTGTGCTGGAGCAGGAGGAGTACAAGCGGGAGGGCATCGACTGGGTCTTCATCGACTTCGGCCTCGACCTGCAGCCTTGCATCGACCTTATCGAGAAG CCACTGGGCATCCTGTCCATCCTGGAGGAGGAATGCATGTTCCCCAAGGCCTCAGATGCCAGCTTCCGGGCCAAGCTCTACGACAACCACGCGGGGAAGTCACCCAATTTCCAGCAGCCTCGGCCTGACAAGAAGCGCAAGTACCAGGCCCACTTCGAGGTGGTCCACTACGCGGGCGTG GTGCCTTACAGCATCGTGGGCTGGCTGGAGAAAAACAAGGATCCCCTGAATGAGACAGTGGTCCCCATCTTCCAGAAGTCACAGAATAGGCTCCTGGCGACTCTCTATGAGAACTATGCGGGCTCCTGCTCCA CCGAGCCCCCCAAGTCTGGGGTGAAAGAGAAGCGTAAGAAGGCAGCATCGTTCCAGACGGTGTCCCAGCTGCACAAG gAGAACCTCAACAAGCTCATGACCAACCTGCGGGCCACACAGCCCCACTTCGTCCGCTGCATTGTTCCTAACGAGAACAAAACCCCAG GGGTCATGGATGCCTTCTTGGTGCTACACCAGCTGCGCTGCAATGGGGTCCTGGAGGGGATCCGGATCTGCCGCCAAGGGTTTCCCAACAGGCTGCTCTACACTGACTTCCGGCAGCG GTACCGTATCCTGAACCCCAGTGCCATCCCGGACGACACCTTCATGGACAGCAGGAAGGCCACAGAGAAGCTGCTGGGCTCACTGGACTTGGACCACGCCCAGTACCAGTTTGGCCACACCAAG GTGTTCTTCAAGGCTGGGCTTCTAGGCGTCCTGGAAGAGCTCCGTGACCAGCGCCTGGCCAAGGTGCTAACGCTGCTGCAGGCACGGAGCCGTGGCCGCCTCATGCGCCTTGAGTACCAGCGCCTGCTGGGAGGAAG GGATGCGCTGTTCACCATCCAGTGGAACATCCGTGCCTTCAATGCCGTCAAGAACTGGTCATGGATGAAACTCTTTTTCAAGATGAAGCCGCTGCTGCGCTCGGCGCAGGCTGAGGAGGAGCTGGCGGCCCTGCGGGCAGAGCTGCGGGGGTTGCGAGGGGCGCTGGCTGCGGCTGAGGCCAAGCGCCAGGAACTGGAGGAGACGCACGTCAGTGTCACCCAGGAGAAGAATGACCTGGCCCTGCAGTTGCAGGCC GAGCAGGACAACCTGGCAGATGCTGAGGAGCGCTGCCACTTGCTGATCAAGTCCAAGGTGCAGCTGGAGGGGAAGGTGAAGGAGCTGAGTGAGCGGctagaggatgaggaggaggtgAACGCTGACCTGGCCGCCCGCCGGCGCAAGCTGGAGGACGAGTGCACGGAGCTCAAGAAGGACATTGATGACCTGGAGCTGACACTGGCCAAAGCTGAGAAGGAGAAGCAAGCCACTGAGAACAAG GTGAAGAACCTGACAGAAGAGATGGCTGCGCTGGACGAGTCCGTGGCCCGGCTGACCAAGGAGAAGAAGGCATTACAGGAGGCCCACCAGCAGGCCCTGGGTGACCTGCAGGCCGAGGAGGACCGCGTGAGCGCGCTGACCAAGGCCAAGCTCCGGCTGGAGCAGCAGGTGGAGGAC CTGGAATGCTCCCTGGAGCAGGAGAAGAAACTGCGCATGGACACAGAGCGGGCCAAGCGCAAGCTGGAGGGTGACCTGAAGCTGACGCAGGAGTCGGTGGCTGATGCCACCCAAGACAAGCAGCAGCTGGAGGAGAAGCTCAAGAA GAAGGACTCCGAGCTGAGCCAGCTGAGCCTGCGGGTGGAAGACGAGCAGCTCCTGGGAGCCCAGCTGCAGAAGAAGATCAAGGAGCTGCAG GCTCGGGCGGAGGAGCTGGAAGAGGAGCTGGAGGCAGAGCGGGCAGCCCGGGCCCGCGTGGAGAAGCAGCGCGCGGAGGCGGCACGGGAGCTGGAGGAGCTGAGCGAGCGGCTGGAGGAAGCAGGCGGCGCGTCCGCGGGGCAGCGCGAGGGCTCCCGTAAGCGCGAGGCGGAGCTGGGGCGGCTACGGCGGGAGCTGGAGGAGGCGGCGCTGCGGCACGAGGCCACGGTGGCTGCGCTGCGGCGCAAGCAGGCGGAGGGCGCGGCGGAGCTGGGGGAGCAGGTGGACAGCCTGCAGAGGGTGCGGCAGAAGCTGGAGAAGGAGAAGAGCGAGCTGCGCATGGAGGTGGACGACCTGGCTGCCAATGTGGAGACTCTGACCCGTGCCAAG GCCAGTGCAGAGAAGCTGTGCCGCACCTATGAGGATCAGCTAAGTGAGGCCAAGATCAAGGTGGAGGAGCTGCAGCGGCAGCTGGCGGATGCAAGCACGCAGCGGGGGCGACTACAGACGGAAAGTG GGGAGCTGAGTCGCCTGCTGGAGGAGAAGGAGTGTCTGATCAGTCAGCTGAGCCGTGGGAaggccttggccgcccaaagtctGGAAGAGTTGCGGCGCCAGCTAGAGGAGGAAAGCAAG GCCAAGAGCGCCTTGGCCCACGCCGTGCAGGCTCTGCGGCATGACTGTGACCTCCTGCGGGAGCAGCacgaggaggaggctgaggcccaggcTGAGCTGCAGCGGCTGTTGTCTAAGGCCAATGCCGAGGTGGCCCAGTGGAGGAGCAAGTACGAAGCAGATGCCATCCAGAGGACcgaggagctggaggaggccaA AAAAAAGCTGGCACTGCGgctgcaggaggcagaggagggcgtGGAGGCTGCCAACGCCAAGTGCTCGTCATTGGAGAAGGCCAAGCTACGGCTGCAGACAGAGTCAGAGGATGTAACCCTGGAGCTGGAGCGGGCGACCTCAGCAGCTGCTGCGCTGGACAAGAAGCAGCGGCACTTGGAACGGGCACTGGAGGAACGGCGGCGGCAGGAGGAGGAGATGCAGCGGGAGCTGGAGGCGGCGCAGAGGGAGGCCCGTGGCCTGGGCACTGAGCTCTTCCGGCTGCAGCACAGCCACGAGGAGGCACTTGAGGCCCTGGAGACGCTCAAGCGGGAGAACAAGAACCTGCAGG AGGAGATCAGCGACCTCACGGACCAGGTGAGTCTCAGTGGGAAGAGCATCCAGGAACTGGAGAAAGCCAAGAAGGCACTGGAAGGCGAGAAGAGTGAGATCCAGGCTGcactggaggaggcagag GGGGCCCTGGAGCTGGAGGAGACCAAGACGCTGCGGATCCAGCTGGAGCTCTCCCAGGTCAAAGCAGAAGTGGACCGGAAGCTGGCAGAGAAAGACGAGGAGTGCGCTAACCTGAG GCGCAACCACCAGCGAGCTGTGGAGTCCCTGCAGGCCTCCCTGGATGCAGAGACACGGGCCCGCAATGAGGCGCTGCGGCTCAAGAAGAAGATGGAGGGTGACCTCAATGACCTGGAGCTGCAGCTGGGCCATGCCACCCGCCAGGCCACGGAGGCCCAGGCTGCCACGCGGCTGATGCAGGCACAGCTCAAGGAGGAGCAGGCAGGGCGGGACGAGGAACAGCGGCTGGCAGCTGAGCTCCGCGAGcaagcacaggctctggagcgCCGGGCTGCGCTGCTGGCCGCGGAACTGGAGGAGCTGCGGGCTGCCCTGGAGCAGGGCGAGCGCAGCCGGCGGCTGGCAGAGCAGGAGCTGTTGGAGGCCACCGAGCGCCTCAACCTCCTGCATTCGCAG AACACAGGCCTCCTGAACCAAAAGAAGAAGCTGGAGGCAGACTTGGCCCAGCTGAgcggggaggtggaggaggctgCACAGGAGaggcgggaggctgaggagaaggcCAAAAAGGCCATCACTGAT GCAGCCATGATGGCCGAGGAGCTGAAGAAGGAGCAGGACACAAGCGCACACCTGGAGCGGATGAAGAAGACACTGGAGCAGACGGTGCGCGAGCTCCAGGCCCGCCTTGAGGAGGCAGAACAGGCCGCCCTCCGTGGCGGGAAGAAGCAGGTGCAGAAgctggaggccaag GTACGGGAGCTGGAGGCCGAGCTCGACGCAGAGCAGAAGAAGCACGCCGAGGCCCTTAAGGGCGTGCGTAAGCATGAGCGCCGCGTCAAGGAGCTCGCATACCAG GCCGAGGAGGACAGGAAGAACCTGGCTCGCATGCAGGACCTGGTGGACAAGCTGCAGAGCAAGGTCAAGAGCTACAAGCGCCAGTTTGAGGAGGCG GAGCAGCAGGCcaacaccaacctggccaagtaTCGCAAGGCCCAGCACGAGCTGGATGACGCGGAGGAGCGGGCAGACATGGCGGAAACCCAGGCCAACAAGCTGCGGGCACGGACCCGGGATGCCCTGGGTCCCAAG CACAAGGAGTGA
- the MYH7B gene encoding myosin-7B isoform X2, which produces MLSIFFPQQFLATKTGGTLEDQIIEANPAMEAFGNAKTLRNDNSSRFGKFIRIHFGPSGKLASADIDSYMLLLSMNPYDYHFCSQGVITVDNMNDGEELIATDHAMDILGFSVDEKCACYKIVGALLHFGNMKFKQKQREEQAEADGTESADKAAYLMGVSSGDLLKGLLHPRVRVGNEYVTKGQSVEQVVFAVGALAKATYDRLFRWLVSRINQTLDTKLPRQFFIGVLDIAGFEIFEFNSFEQLCINFTNEKLQQFFNQHMFVLEQEEYKREGIDWVFIDFGLDLQPCIDLIEKPLGILSILEEECMFPKASDASFRAKLYDNHAGKSPNFQQPRPDKKRKYQAHFEVVHYAGVVPYSIVGWLEKNKDPLNETVVPIFQKSQNRLLATLYENYAGSCSTEPPKSGVKEKRKKAASFQTVSQLHKENLNKLMTNLRATQPHFVRCIVPNENKTPGVMDAFLVLHQLRCNGVLEGIRICRQGFPNRLLYTDFRQRYRILNPSAIPDDTFMDSRKATEKLLGSLDLDHAQYQFGHTKVFFKAGLLGVLEELRDQRLAKVLTLLQARSRGRLMRLEYQRLLGGRDALFTIQWNIRAFNAVKNWSWMKLFFKMKPLLRSAQAEEELAALRAELRGLRGALAAAEAKRQELEETHVSVTQEKNDLALQLQAEQDNLADAEERCHLLIKSKVQLEGKVKELSERLEDEEEVNADLAARRRKLEDECTELKKDIDDLELTLAKAEKEKQATENKVKNLTEEMAALDESVARLTKEKKALQEAHQQALGDLQAEEDRVSALTKAKLRLEQQVEDLECSLEQEKKLRMDTERAKRKLEGDLKLTQESVADATQDKQQLEEKLKKKDSELSQLSLRVEDEQLLGAQLQKKIKELQARAEELEEELEAERAARARVEKQRAEAARELEELSERLEEAGGASAGQREGSRKREAELGRLRRELEEAALRHEATVAALRRKQAEGAAELGEQVDSLQRVRQKLEKEKSELRMEVDDLAANVETLTRAKASAEKLCRTYEDQLSEAKIKVEELQRQLADASTQRGRLQTESGELSRLLEEKECLISQLSRGKALAAQSLEELRRQLEEESKAKSALAHAVQALRHDCDLLREQHEEEAEAQAELQRLLSKANAEVAQWRSKYEADAIQRTEELEEAKKKLALRLQEAEEGVEAANAKCSSLEKAKLRLQTESEDVTLELERATSAAAALDKKQRHLERALEERRRQEEEMQRELEAAQREARGLGTELFRLQHSHEEALEALETLKRENKNLQEEISDLTDQVSLSGKSIQELEKAKKALEGEKSEIQAALEEAEGALELEETKTLRIQLELSQVKAEVDRKLAEKDEECANLRRNHQRAVESLQASLDAETRARNEALRLKKKMEGDLNDLELQLGHATRQATEAQAATRLMQAQLKEEQAGRDEEQRLAAELREQAQALERRAALLAAELEELRAALEQGERSRRLAEQELLEATERLNLLHSQNTGLLNQKKKLEADLAQLSGEVEEAAQERREAEEKAKKAITDAAMMAEELKKEQDTSAHLERMKKTLEQTVRELQARLEEAEQAALRGGKKQVQKLEAKVRELEAELDAEQKKHAEALKGVRKHERRVKELAYQAEEDRKNLARMQDLVDKLQSKVKSYKRQFEEAEQQANTNLAKYRKAQHELDDAEERADMAETQANKLRARTRDALGPKHKE; this is translated from the exons ACATGCTGCTTCTGTCTATGAACCCCTATGACTACCACTTCTGCAGCCAGGGCGTCATCACGGTGGACAACATGAATGATGGGGAGGAGCTCATCGCCACTGAT catGCCATGGACATCCTGGGCTTCAGTGTGGATGAGAAGTGTGCCTGCTATAAGATCGTGGGTGCCCTCCTGCACTTTGGCAACATGAAGTTCAAGCAGAAGCAGCGGGAGGAGCAGGCGGAGGCCGATGGCACTGAGA GTGCTGACAAGGCTGCCTACCTGATGGGGGTCAGCAGTGGGGACCTCCTCAAAGGCCTTTTGCACCCCCGGGTGCGTGTAGGGAATGAGTATGTAACCAAGGGCCAGAGTGTGGAGCAG GTGGTGTTTGCTGTAGGGGCTCTGGCCAAGGCCACCTATGACCGGCTGTTCAGGTGGCTGGTGTCTCGGATCAACCAGACCCTGGACACAAAGCTGCCCCGGCAGTTCTTCATCGGGGTTCTGGACATCGCTGGGTTTGAGATCTTTGAG TTCAACAGCTTCGAACAGCTGTGTATCAACTTCACCAATGAGAAACTGCAGCAGTTCTTCAACCAGCACATGTTTGTGCTGGAGCAGGAGGAGTACAAGCGGGAGGGCATCGACTGGGTCTTCATCGACTTCGGCCTCGACCTGCAGCCTTGCATCGACCTTATCGAGAAG CCACTGGGCATCCTGTCCATCCTGGAGGAGGAATGCATGTTCCCCAAGGCCTCAGATGCCAGCTTCCGGGCCAAGCTCTACGACAACCACGCGGGGAAGTCACCCAATTTCCAGCAGCCTCGGCCTGACAAGAAGCGCAAGTACCAGGCCCACTTCGAGGTGGTCCACTACGCGGGCGTG GTGCCTTACAGCATCGTGGGCTGGCTGGAGAAAAACAAGGATCCCCTGAATGAGACAGTGGTCCCCATCTTCCAGAAGTCACAGAATAGGCTCCTGGCGACTCTCTATGAGAACTATGCGGGCTCCTGCTCCA CCGAGCCCCCCAAGTCTGGGGTGAAAGAGAAGCGTAAGAAGGCAGCATCGTTCCAGACGGTGTCCCAGCTGCACAAG gAGAACCTCAACAAGCTCATGACCAACCTGCGGGCCACACAGCCCCACTTCGTCCGCTGCATTGTTCCTAACGAGAACAAAACCCCAG GGGTCATGGATGCCTTCTTGGTGCTACACCAGCTGCGCTGCAATGGGGTCCTGGAGGGGATCCGGATCTGCCGCCAAGGGTTTCCCAACAGGCTGCTCTACACTGACTTCCGGCAGCG GTACCGTATCCTGAACCCCAGTGCCATCCCGGACGACACCTTCATGGACAGCAGGAAGGCCACAGAGAAGCTGCTGGGCTCACTGGACTTGGACCACGCCCAGTACCAGTTTGGCCACACCAAG GTGTTCTTCAAGGCTGGGCTTCTAGGCGTCCTGGAAGAGCTCCGTGACCAGCGCCTGGCCAAGGTGCTAACGCTGCTGCAGGCACGGAGCCGTGGCCGCCTCATGCGCCTTGAGTACCAGCGCCTGCTGGGAGGAAG GGATGCGCTGTTCACCATCCAGTGGAACATCCGTGCCTTCAATGCCGTCAAGAACTGGTCATGGATGAAACTCTTTTTCAAGATGAAGCCGCTGCTGCGCTCGGCGCAGGCTGAGGAGGAGCTGGCGGCCCTGCGGGCAGAGCTGCGGGGGTTGCGAGGGGCGCTGGCTGCGGCTGAGGCCAAGCGCCAGGAACTGGAGGAGACGCACGTCAGTGTCACCCAGGAGAAGAATGACCTGGCCCTGCAGTTGCAGGCC GAGCAGGACAACCTGGCAGATGCTGAGGAGCGCTGCCACTTGCTGATCAAGTCCAAGGTGCAGCTGGAGGGGAAGGTGAAGGAGCTGAGTGAGCGGctagaggatgaggaggaggtgAACGCTGACCTGGCCGCCCGCCGGCGCAAGCTGGAGGACGAGTGCACGGAGCTCAAGAAGGACATTGATGACCTGGAGCTGACACTGGCCAAAGCTGAGAAGGAGAAGCAAGCCACTGAGAACAAG GTGAAGAACCTGACAGAAGAGATGGCTGCGCTGGACGAGTCCGTGGCCCGGCTGACCAAGGAGAAGAAGGCATTACAGGAGGCCCACCAGCAGGCCCTGGGTGACCTGCAGGCCGAGGAGGACCGCGTGAGCGCGCTGACCAAGGCCAAGCTCCGGCTGGAGCAGCAGGTGGAGGAC CTGGAATGCTCCCTGGAGCAGGAGAAGAAACTGCGCATGGACACAGAGCGGGCCAAGCGCAAGCTGGAGGGTGACCTGAAGCTGACGCAGGAGTCGGTGGCTGATGCCACCCAAGACAAGCAGCAGCTGGAGGAGAAGCTCAAGAA GAAGGACTCCGAGCTGAGCCAGCTGAGCCTGCGGGTGGAAGACGAGCAGCTCCTGGGAGCCCAGCTGCAGAAGAAGATCAAGGAGCTGCAG GCTCGGGCGGAGGAGCTGGAAGAGGAGCTGGAGGCAGAGCGGGCAGCCCGGGCCCGCGTGGAGAAGCAGCGCGCGGAGGCGGCACGGGAGCTGGAGGAGCTGAGCGAGCGGCTGGAGGAAGCAGGCGGCGCGTCCGCGGGGCAGCGCGAGGGCTCCCGTAAGCGCGAGGCGGAGCTGGGGCGGCTACGGCGGGAGCTGGAGGAGGCGGCGCTGCGGCACGAGGCCACGGTGGCTGCGCTGCGGCGCAAGCAGGCGGAGGGCGCGGCGGAGCTGGGGGAGCAGGTGGACAGCCTGCAGAGGGTGCGGCAGAAGCTGGAGAAGGAGAAGAGCGAGCTGCGCATGGAGGTGGACGACCTGGCTGCCAATGTGGAGACTCTGACCCGTGCCAAG GCCAGTGCAGAGAAGCTGTGCCGCACCTATGAGGATCAGCTAAGTGAGGCCAAGATCAAGGTGGAGGAGCTGCAGCGGCAGCTGGCGGATGCAAGCACGCAGCGGGGGCGACTACAGACGGAAAGTG GGGAGCTGAGTCGCCTGCTGGAGGAGAAGGAGTGTCTGATCAGTCAGCTGAGCCGTGGGAaggccttggccgcccaaagtctGGAAGAGTTGCGGCGCCAGCTAGAGGAGGAAAGCAAG GCCAAGAGCGCCTTGGCCCACGCCGTGCAGGCTCTGCGGCATGACTGTGACCTCCTGCGGGAGCAGCacgaggaggaggctgaggcccaggcTGAGCTGCAGCGGCTGTTGTCTAAGGCCAATGCCGAGGTGGCCCAGTGGAGGAGCAAGTACGAAGCAGATGCCATCCAGAGGACcgaggagctggaggaggccaA AAAAAAGCTGGCACTGCGgctgcaggaggcagaggagggcgtGGAGGCTGCCAACGCCAAGTGCTCGTCATTGGAGAAGGCCAAGCTACGGCTGCAGACAGAGTCAGAGGATGTAACCCTGGAGCTGGAGCGGGCGACCTCAGCAGCTGCTGCGCTGGACAAGAAGCAGCGGCACTTGGAACGGGCACTGGAGGAACGGCGGCGGCAGGAGGAGGAGATGCAGCGGGAGCTGGAGGCGGCGCAGAGGGAGGCCCGTGGCCTGGGCACTGAGCTCTTCCGGCTGCAGCACAGCCACGAGGAGGCACTTGAGGCCCTGGAGACGCTCAAGCGGGAGAACAAGAACCTGCAGG AGGAGATCAGCGACCTCACGGACCAGGTGAGTCTCAGTGGGAAGAGCATCCAGGAACTGGAGAAAGCCAAGAAGGCACTGGAAGGCGAGAAGAGTGAGATCCAGGCTGcactggaggaggcagag GGGGCCCTGGAGCTGGAGGAGACCAAGACGCTGCGGATCCAGCTGGAGCTCTCCCAGGTCAAAGCAGAAGTGGACCGGAAGCTGGCAGAGAAAGACGAGGAGTGCGCTAACCTGAG GCGCAACCACCAGCGAGCTGTGGAGTCCCTGCAGGCCTCCCTGGATGCAGAGACACGGGCCCGCAATGAGGCGCTGCGGCTCAAGAAGAAGATGGAGGGTGACCTCAATGACCTGGAGCTGCAGCTGGGCCATGCCACCCGCCAGGCCACGGAGGCCCAGGCTGCCACGCGGCTGATGCAGGCACAGCTCAAGGAGGAGCAGGCAGGGCGGGACGAGGAACAGCGGCTGGCAGCTGAGCTCCGCGAGcaagcacaggctctggagcgCCGGGCTGCGCTGCTGGCCGCGGAACTGGAGGAGCTGCGGGCTGCCCTGGAGCAGGGCGAGCGCAGCCGGCGGCTGGCAGAGCAGGAGCTGTTGGAGGCCACCGAGCGCCTCAACCTCCTGCATTCGCAG AACACAGGCCTCCTGAACCAAAAGAAGAAGCTGGAGGCAGACTTGGCCCAGCTGAgcggggaggtggaggaggctgCACAGGAGaggcgggaggctgaggagaaggcCAAAAAGGCCATCACTGAT GCAGCCATGATGGCCGAGGAGCTGAAGAAGGAGCAGGACACAAGCGCACACCTGGAGCGGATGAAGAAGACACTGGAGCAGACGGTGCGCGAGCTCCAGGCCCGCCTTGAGGAGGCAGAACAGGCCGCCCTCCGTGGCGGGAAGAAGCAGGTGCAGAAgctggaggccaag GTACGGGAGCTGGAGGCCGAGCTCGACGCAGAGCAGAAGAAGCACGCCGAGGCCCTTAAGGGCGTGCGTAAGCATGAGCGCCGCGTCAAGGAGCTCGCATACCAG GCCGAGGAGGACAGGAAGAACCTGGCTCGCATGCAGGACCTGGTGGACAAGCTGCAGAGCAAGGTCAAGAGCTACAAGCGCCAGTTTGAGGAGGCG GAGCAGCAGGCcaacaccaacctggccaagtaTCGCAAGGCCCAGCACGAGCTGGATGACGCGGAGGAGCGGGCAGACATGGCGGAAACCCAGGCCAACAAGCTGCGGGCACGGACCCGGGATGCCCTGGGTCCCAAG CACAAGGAGTGA